DNA sequence from the Chitinophaga flava genome:
CTGCCGGAGCAGGCTCAGGTTTTCTGTTGATTTTGTTCACAAACTTCACCAGCACAAAGATGCAGAAAGCGATAATCAGGAAGTCGATGATACTCTGGATGAAGGCACCATAAGCGAATACCGCTACTCCTTTGGCTTTGGCATCTGCCAGGGTTTGAATGTCTCCCTTGCTTGTATCCAGCAACACAAAATAATCGTTGAAATTTTTGCCGTGTGTAAATAAGCCCACGAGTGGCATCAGGATGTTATCTACCAGCGATGTAACTATCTTTCCAAAAGCGCCTCCAATGATCACACCCACAGCAAGATCCATCACATTGCCCTTCATGGCAAATTCCTTAAATTCTTTGATGAATGACATAATGCAAGGTTTTATTTTGGTTAAAACAAGACGACGAAAATAGCGTTTAATCGCGGAACAGCTTAATTATTAGTGTATTATTTCTTTAAACGGGGATATTTCATGTTCAGTGATTTCAGTGTATCCCTTAACGTTAGTGCCACAATATACTCCTTGTACCAGTTATGGTCTGCCGGTACAATCATCCACGGAATATCGTTACAGTATTTGAACGCATCTTCATAAGCATCCATATACTGGTCCCAGAGTTTGGCTTCTTCAAAATCACTTTCATTGTATTTCCACATTTTACGGTGATCTTCTGTCCGTTCTATCAGCCTTTGCTGTTGGGCTTCCTGTGATACATGCAGGTAAAATTTGAGCACCTTTGTGTTGTTGTGTACTGTAAGCAGCTTCTCGAAATCATTAATAGCCTCCATTCGTTTACGGGCCATTTTATCGTCGATCCATTTGTGCACTCTCTGTATCAATATGTCTTCATAATGAGAGCGGTTAAATACCTGGATCATTCCTTTAGCCGGCGCATGCTGATGTACCCGCCACAGGAAATCGTGGTCAGCTTCTTCGGCAGTAGGGGCTTTGAAGGAATGCACCATTACGCCTTGCGGGTTCAGGGTACCGGTTACATTCTTGATTACACCATCTTTTCCGCTGGCGTCCATTCCCTGAATAACCAACAATATGCAATGTTTGTGTTGTGCATATAACAGATTTTGCAACTCGTCCAGTTCCTGTAAAATTTCCTGTGTGGCGGCTTTTATTTTTTCCTTGTCTATTTTCTTAGGTGCAGTAGTACTGATGGCTGACAACTTGATCTTACTCATGGATTAAACTCTTTGTCAATGAATTTAACAAAATCAGTCCAGAAGTGTTGTATCGGATGATTTATATTTTGCGCAGTAGGGTTATATTCACACCTTTGTAGTCTTAAAAAAATGCCGCTTTGAACCACAAATTTGCCCACTGGGGTGTTTTTCTGTTGCTATCCCTCACCTGGGGTAGCTCTTTTATCTTAATGAAGATCGGACTGGAATCATTTACACCCTATCAGGTAGCCAGCTTAAGACTGGTAGCTGCGGGTGTGGCTTTGTTACCCTTCCTTCCCAAAGCTCTCCGGCAAACGCCGGTCAACAAATTACCGATCATTTTTCTCTCCGGCTTACTGGGCAATGGGCTTCCGGCTTTTCTTTTCTGCGTGGCAGAAACAGAAATAGACAGTTCCCTTGCCGGTATTCTCAACTCCCTAACACCGCTGATGGCATTGCTGACAGGTTTGATCCTTTTCAAAAGCCCTATCAAAAAAGCACAGCTAACGGGAGTATGTGTTGGCTTATTA
Encoded proteins:
- the mscL gene encoding large conductance mechanosensitive channel protein MscL, which gives rise to MSFIKEFKEFAMKGNVMDLAVGVIIGGAFGKIVTSLVDNILMPLVGLFTHGKNFNDYFVLLDTSKGDIQTLADAKAKGVAVFAYGAFIQSIIDFLIIAFCIFVLVKFVNKINRKPEPAPAEPTAQEKLLMEIRDELRKK
- a CDS encoding PPK2 family polyphosphate kinase codes for the protein MSKIKLSAISTTAPKKIDKEKIKAATQEILQELDELQNLLYAQHKHCILLVIQGMDASGKDGVIKNVTGTLNPQGVMVHSFKAPTAEEADHDFLWRVHQHAPAKGMIQVFNRSHYEDILIQRVHKWIDDKMARKRMEAINDFEKLLTVHNNTKVLKFYLHVSQEAQQQRLIERTEDHRKMWKYNESDFEEAKLWDQYMDAYEDAFKYCNDIPWMIVPADHNWYKEYIVALTLRDTLKSLNMKYPRLKK